In Carassius auratus strain Wakin chromosome 49, ASM336829v1, whole genome shotgun sequence, one DNA window encodes the following:
- the LOC113066312 gene encoding cytoplasmic protein NCK1-like isoform X3, with translation MWPCLKCVGIGKVKRKTGMRETASNADSDLCPDNSERLYDLNLPALVKFSYTAEREDELSLVKGTRVIVMEKCSDGWWRGSYNGHSGWFPSNYVTEDADGSASNDSAGLSEKSAAVVHSVNGNRVLHTVQALYPFSSGNDEELNFEKGEVMDVVEKPENDPEWWKCRKADGQMGLVPKNYVTVLEESHNSASMVGPPTPDCDYIEPSSSGRFAGKQWYYGKVTRHQAEVALNQRGTEGDFLIRDSESSPNDFSISLKAQSKNKHFKVQMKDNLYCIGQRKFNSMEELVEHYKKAPIFTSDQGDKLYLVKALAAS, from the exons GGATCGGCAAGGTGAAACGGAAAACAGGCATGCGTGAAACAGCCTCCAACGCCGACTCTGACTTGTGTCCAGACAATAGTGAACGTCTGTATGACCTAAACCTTCCTGCGCTTGTCAAATTCAGCTACACGGCTGAGCGGGAAGATGAGTTGTCGTTGGTTAAGGGTACAAGGGTCATCGTTATGGAGAAGTGCAGTGATGGCTGGTGGAGGGGGAGCTACAATGGCCATTCGGGATGGTTCCCATCCAACTACGTGACAGAGGATGCAGATGGATCGGCGAGCAACGACTCTGCCGGCTTGTCCGAGAAATCGGCTGCTGTTGTTCATAGTGTGAACGGCAACCGGGTGCTGCACACAGTACAGGCTCTCTACCCATTCAGCTCGGGCAACGATGAAGAGTTGAACTTTGAGAAGGGGGAGGTTATGGATGTTGTGGAGAAGCCAGAAAACGACCCAGAGTGGTGGAAGTGTCGCAAAGCCGATGGGCAGATGGGACTTGTTCCAAAGAACTACGTGACTGTTCTGGAGGAGTCGCACAACTCGGCCAGCATGGTCGGGCCGCCCACACCTGACTGTGACTACATTGAGCCTTCATCCAGTGGACGTTTTGCTGGCAAGCAGTGGTACTATGGGAAGGTGACGCGTCATCAGGCAGAGGTGGCACTCAACCAGAGGGGCACAGAGGGAGACTTTCTTATCCGGGACAGCGAGTCCTCA CCCAATGACTTTTCAATATCGCTGAAAGCTCAGTCCAAAAACAAGCATTTCAAAGTCCAAATGAAGGACAACCTGTACTGCATCGGACAACGCAAGTTTAACTCAATGGAGGAGTTGGTGGAACACTACAAAAAGGCACCCATCTTCACCAGCGATCAGGGTGACAAACTCTACCTGGTCAAGGCTCTGGCTGCCTCCTGA
- the LOC113066312 gene encoding cytoplasmic protein NCK1-like isoform X2, with product MDMANLFKHFFRIGKVKRKTGMRETASNADSDLCPDNSERLYDLNLPALVKFSYTAEREDELSLVKGTRVIVMEKCSDGWWRGSYNGHSGWFPSNYVTEDADGSASNDSAGLSEKSAAVVHSVNGNRVLHTVQALYPFSSGNDEELNFEKGEVMDVVEKPENDPEWWKCRKADGQMGLVPKNYVTVLEESHNSASMVGPPTPDCDYIEPSSSGRFAGKQWYYGKVTRHQAEVALNQRGTEGDFLIRDSESSPNDFSISLKAQSKNKHFKVQMKDNLYCIGQRKFNSMEELVEHYKKAPIFTSDQGDKLYLVKALAAS from the exons GGATCGGCAAGGTGAAACGGAAAACAGGCATGCGTGAAACAGCCTCCAACGCCGACTCTGACTTGTGTCCAGACAATAGTGAACGTCTGTATGACCTAAACCTTCCTGCGCTTGTCAAATTCAGCTACACGGCTGAGCGGGAAGATGAGTTGTCGTTGGTTAAGGGTACAAGGGTCATCGTTATGGAGAAGTGCAGTGATGGCTGGTGGAGGGGGAGCTACAATGGCCATTCGGGATGGTTCCCATCCAACTACGTGACAGAGGATGCAGATGGATCGGCGAGCAACGACTCTGCCGGCTTGTCCGAGAAATCGGCTGCTGTTGTTCATAGTGTGAACGGCAACCGGGTGCTGCACACAGTACAGGCTCTCTACCCATTCAGCTCGGGCAACGATGAAGAGTTGAACTTTGAGAAGGGGGAGGTTATGGATGTTGTGGAGAAGCCAGAAAACGACCCAGAGTGGTGGAAGTGTCGCAAAGCCGATGGGCAGATGGGACTTGTTCCAAAGAACTACGTGACTGTTCTGGAGGAGTCGCACAACTCGGCCAGCATGGTCGGGCCGCCCACACCTGACTGTGACTACATTGAGCCTTCATCCAGTGGACGTTTTGCTGGCAAGCAGTGGTACTATGGGAAGGTGACGCGTCATCAGGCAGAGGTGGCACTCAACCAGAGGGGCACAGAGGGAGACTTTCTTATCCGGGACAGCGAGTCCTCA CCCAATGACTTTTCAATATCGCTGAAAGCTCAGTCCAAAAACAAGCATTTCAAAGTCCAAATGAAGGACAACCTGTACTGCATCGGACAACGCAAGTTTAACTCAATGGAGGAGTTGGTGGAACACTACAAAAAGGCACCCATCTTCACCAGCGATCAGGGTGACAAACTCTACCTGGTCAAGGCTCTGGCTGCCTCCTGA